Genomic DNA from Streptomyces sp. PCS3-D2:
GGGATGCCGCGTCCCGCCGCGCGCCAGGCCTGGGAGGTCAGCCCGGAGCAGTCGAAGGAGTCGGGGCCGACGGCGCCCCACTTGTACGGCTTCCCTATCTGCGCCGTGGCGAACTGCACGGCCAGCTTCCCGGCCTCCGTCGCCTTGCCGTTCACGTCCTTCATCGCGCCCGTGGACAGCCATGCCGTCTGCGCGCGGTACTGGGCTTCCTGTTCGAGCTGGATCAGCCGGGCCTTCTCTTCGGCCTCCAGCTTGCTCTCCAGCTCCTCGGCGGCCTTGATCTTCTCCTCGATCTGCTTCTTGGACTCCTCCTGCTTGACCCGGTTGTCCTCCAGCGTCTTCCAGCGCTCGCTCGCCTCCTCCGCGTAGCGCTGCAAGTCCGCCTGGGTGCGGTTTAGTTCGGAGAGGAGGTCCGAGGCGGCCTTCTCGCCCTGGCGCAACCGGTCGGCCCCGTCGAGGAACTGGTTCGGGTCCTCGCTCAACGCCAGCCGCGCGCCCGGGGGCAGGCCGCCCGAGCGGTACTGCGCACGGGCCGCAGCGCCCGCACGGCTCTTCAGGACGGCGATCCGCTCCTTGCCGGCGACGATCAGGTTGGCGATCTCGACGATCTTGTCCGACTGGGCCTTGGCCTCGGCTTCGGCGAGGTTGTAGGCGTCCGTCGCGGCGCCCGCCTGCCGGTAGAGCTCCTCGATGTCCTTGCGGACCTGCTCCAGCGACGCGCCGCCCGGCTCGGGCAGCGGAGCGGTCGGTGCCCCGGGTGCGGCCGGAGCCGTCGGCGCGCCCGGCGCGCCCGGTACGGCCGGAGCCGCGTACGCCGTGCCCGTCGCCAGGCCCGGCGCCGTCAGTACCGCCATCGCGCACAGCAGCGCGAGAGAGCTTGCGCGTCGTCGCCCTACCGACCCCATGGTCCCCCCAGGCACCCGCGTCAGATCCGACACCAGATCTGACTATTCATCAGTAACTTCGCACTGCCATCGGGATGGTGCCACGAGTCGAAGAATTCCGACAGCCTTGTGGAGGGCATTTCGATCTTGTCTGCCCCGACGGCCCCCGATCCCTGCCCCCCATGGATCGAACGGGGCACACCCGCCCCCGGTTCCCCGCCGCACCGCATTCACCCCAGCGGGCGCAACGACTCCCAGCGCAGGGTCAGTTCCCCCTGCCGCCACCGCACCGGCCCGTCCGCCAGCGGCCAGTCGGCGGACAGCGCCCGCGCCGTCCGGATCCAGCGCTGCCGCGCTCCGTACGAGGCGTACGGAGCCGCCGCCGCCCACGCCCGGTCGAAGTCGCGCAGGAACGCGTGCACCGGCTCGCCCGGAACGTTCCGGTGGATCAGCGCCTTCGGCAGCCGCTCCGCCAGGTCGGAGGGGCGCTCCAGCGACCCCAGCCGGGTCGCGAACGTCACCGTGCGCGGGCCCTCCGGACCCAGCGCCACCCACACGTGCCGCCGCCCGATCTCGTCGCAGGTCCCCTCCACCAGCAGCCCGCCCGGGGCCAGCCGCGCGCACAGCCGCGCCCAGACCTCTGCGACCTGCTCCTCGTCGTACTGGCGCAGTACGTTCGCCGCGCGGATCAGCATCGGCCGTTCCCCGCCCTCCAGCGGGACCTCGAAGCCGCCGTGTCGGAAGCTCAGCCCGTCCCGCTCGTACGGCTTCGCCCCCGCCACCCGAGCCGGCTCGATCTCGATGCCCACCACCCGCACGCGCGGCGCCGTCTCCCGCAGCCGTGCCAGCAGCTCGACCGCGGTCCAGGGCGCGGCCCCGTAGCCGAGGTCCACCGCCACCGGATCACCCGCACGCCGCAGCACGGCCCCGTGGGTGGCCGCGATCCAGCGGTCCATCCGGCGCAACCGGTTCGGGTTCGTCGTCCCGCGCGTCACCGAGCCCACAGGACGGCCGGGGGCGCGGCTGGGTGACGGGGTGGTGCGGGAGGTCATGGGCCGAGGGTAAGCGGAGCGCCCGCACACCATGAAAATCGCGCGGCGCCGGGCGCCCCGCACCGGATTGCGCTCCCGGAAGGCGGCAAGAATCACGAGGAGCCGGCAGGAAATGCGGATTCCCCGGAATGCGGGGGACGGCCATCCGGGTTGCACTCCTTGCAGGGCGCCCCACGCGCCCCCGTCGTCATGCCGTCCGAGCGTCGCGCGCGCACCGTCCGAGCCGAGAGGAAGCGCTTCCTTGAGCCAGTACGTGTCCCGCCTCGGCGGCAGCCTCAGCGGGCGCCTCGCCGCCGCCCGTGCCGCCACCCGCCACGAGCCGCCCCGGCTGCGCCTGCCGGCCGTCGGCCACCACCGCAAACCGCGCCGCGTGGCCATGCTCAGCGTGCACACCTCACCGCTGCACCAGCCCGGCACCGGCGACGCGGGCGGGATGAACGTCTACATCGTGGAGCTGGCCAGGCGGCTCGCCGCGATCAACATCGAGGTCGAGATCTTCACCCGGGCCACCACCGGAGGGCTGCCGCCCGTGGTCGAGCTGGCGCCCGGCGTGCTCGTACGACACGTGGACGCGGGCCCCTACGAGGGCCTCGCCAAGGAGGAGCTCCCGGCCCAGCTGTGCGCCTTCACCCACGGAGTGATGCAGGCCTGGGCCCGCCACCGGCCCGGCCACTACGACCTCGTCCACTCCCACTACTGGCTCTCCGGACACGTGGGCTGGCTCGCCGCCCAGCGCTGGGGCGTCCCCCTCGTGCACGCCATGCACACCATGGCCAAGGTCAAGAACGCGGCGCTGGCCGAGGGCGACAGCCCCGAGCCCGCCGCCCGGGTCATCGGCGAGACGCAGATCGTGTCCGCCGCCGACCGGCTCATCGCCAACACGGCCGAAGAGGCCGACGAGCTCGTGCGGTACTACGAGGCCGACCCCGCCAAGGTGGCCGTCGTGCACCCGGGCGTGAACCTCGACCGGTTCACCGTCGGCGACGGCCGGGCCGCCGCCCGCGCCCGCCTGGGCCTCCCGCAGGACGCCGTCATCCCCCTCTTCGCCGGGCGGATCCAGCCGCTGAAGGCCCCCGACATCCTGCTGCGCGCCGTCGCCGTCCTCGTCGACCGGGACCCCTCACTGCGCCGCCGCCTCTTCGTCCCCGTCGTCGGAGGCCCCAGTGGCAGCGGTCTCGCCAAGCCCGAGGGCCTGCAGAAGCTCGCCGCGAAGCTGGGCATAGCCGACCTCGTGCACTTCCACCCGCCGGTCGCCCAGGACGGGCTCGCGGACTGGTTCCGCGCGGCGTCCGTGCTGGTCATGCCCTCCTACAGCGAGTCCTTCGGGCTCGTCGCGATAGAGGCCCAGGCCACCGGCACCCCGGTGCTGGCCGCCGAGGTCGGCGGGCTGCCCGTCGCCGTCAACGACGGCGTCACCGGCATCCTCGTACCCGGGCACGACCCGGCGGACTACGCGAACCGGCTGCGCCGCTTCGTCGACGATCCCGGGCTCACGGATCGGATGGGCGCGGAGGCCGCGCGGCACGCGCAGTTCTTCGGCTGGGACACCGCGGCGAGCGGCACGGCCGACGTCTACACGGCGGCGATGCACGATCACCGCCGTCGCGTACGCTCCCACCATGGCTGACACCGCCGAGATCGCCGAGATCATCGAGAGCGCGCTGACCGGCGCGGAACTGAGCTGGGAGAGCCCGGCGCCGGGCGCCTACGTCGTCACGCTCCCCGGCACCCGCAAGCTGAGCACCACCTGCTCGATCCGGGTCGGCCGGCACTCCCTGTCGGTCAACGCCTTCGTGATCCGCCACCCCGACGAGAACGAGGCGGGCGTCCACCGCTGGCTGCTGGAGCGCAACCTCAAGCTGTACGGGATGGCGTACGCGGTCGACCGGCTCGGCGACATCTACCTGACGGCCCGCCTGCCGCTCGGGGTCGTCACCCCGGAGGAGCTCGACCGACTGCTCGGCACCGTGCTGGAGGCCGCGGACGGTTCGTTCAACACACTGCTGGAGTTGGGCTTCGCGAGCGCGATCCGGCGCGAGTACGACTGGCGCGTCTCGCGCGGCGAGCCGACCTTCAACCTCGACGCCTTCAAGCACCTGACGCGGCCGCAGGGCGATCAGGCCGGCCCCGGCACTCCGATCGGCTGACACGGAGCACCGAACGGCGGGGGGTGGCGTGTCGGCCCGCCCCGCCGGGGCCGGGCACCCGCACCGTGGCGGGATGAGCGGGAACACAGCCGAAGCACTCATGTACACCTGGTTCGCCCTGGTTCTCCTGTCCGCCGGCTACGTCGCCCACGACGCCTTCACCCGTAACCCCGAGCTCACGGTGATGAAGTGGGGCTGGGTGCTGGTGACCCTCTACATCGGCCCGGTGGGCGCCGCGCTCTACGTGCTGTCCTGCAAGGAACCGCGACCGTGGACCCACGAGCGGTTCGTGGCGCCGCTGTGGAAGCAGGCGCTCGGCTCCACGATCCACTGCGTGGCCGGCGACGCGACCGGCATCATGGTCGCGGCCGTCGTCGCCTCGCTGCTCGGCCTCCCGCCGTGGGCCGACGCCCTGCTTGAGTACGTGGTGGGCTTCGGCTTCGGGCTGCTCGTCTTCCAGGCCCTGTTCATGCGCGACATGCTCGGCGGCAGCTATCCGCGGGCCGTCCGGGCGACGGTGTACGCGGAGTGGCTCTCGATGAACTGCGTGATGGGCGCCATGGTCGCGGTGAACGTGATCGTGCGCAGCCACGTGCCGGGCGCGCAGGACGTCGGTGACGTGCGCTTCTGGGCGACGTTCTCGCTGTCGGTGCTGGCCGGCCTCGGCTTCGCGTACCCGGTCAACGTGTGGCTGGTCGCCAACCACCTCAAGCACGGGATGGGGACGGTACGGGCGCTCGGCGCCGGCGGCGAGCCGCTGCCGCAGCCGGCCGCGGAACGCCCCGACACGGCCATGGACACGGCCATGGACATGGGCATGGACATGGCCATTCCGGAGGCCGGAGTGACGGCGGAGCAGAAGACGGCCATGGCGGTGCTGACGGTCCTCTTCCTCGCCGCCGGGACCCTGCTCGCCGCGATCTTCGGCCAGCTGGCCTGATCCCACCGGCCCTGGCCGATGGCCCCTGCTCGTCCTGCACGGGCCCGCGGCCCCGGGCCCAGCCTGCGGCGAACGGGCCCGTGGCCCGCGCCCGGCTCGCAGCGGCGGGCTCCCGCCCGGCCGCCGGTGCCGAGCGGGCCCGCGGCCGGTCAGCGTGCTCCGGCCCGGCCCCGGCGGTCCGCCCGCGCCGGCCCCGAGGCGGGGAGCGGCTCGGCCGGAGCCGGTGCGGGGTCGGCGGGCGGTGCTTCCGGCGGGGCAGCGGGGGCGCCGCCGGCCGCTGCCGGGGCCGTCCCCCTGTCCTCCTCGGAGAGCCCTCGCATCAGCAGCCAGTAGCCGACCGCCGCCACCGTGCCGAGGGCGCCGGTGGCCGCCCAGAGCCAGTCCGCCCCCCACCGGTCGATCATGAAGCCGGCCATCAGCGGCGCGACCAGCGCGGCCACCGCCCAGGACATCGTGTAGACGCCCTGGTAGCGCCCGCGCCCGTGCACCGGCGAGAGCCGTACGACCAGGCTCATCTGGGTCGGCGAGTTGACGATCTCGGCGAGCGTCCAGACGCACACCGTCAGCGCGTAGGCCCACACCGGTCCGGCGAAGGCCGTCAGCGCGAAGCCGTAGCCGGCCAGCAGTGCCGAGACCACCAGCAGCTTCTGCGGGTCGCGGTGCTCGATGAAGCGGGTGACGGGGATCTGCAGGACGACGATCAGGAAGCCGTTCACGGCGATCACGAGCCCGTAGTCCCAGGGCGAGAACCCGGCGGAGCCCATCGCGACGGGCAGGCCGACCGCCCCCTGCGTGAAGATCAGTGAGATCAGGAACGACAGTCCGACCACACCCATGAACCGCCCGTCCCGCAGCACGGTGCCGAGCCCGATCTCCGCTTCCGAGCCCCCCTTGTCCGAGGATCCGCCGGCTCCGGAGTCGCCGGACCCCGACCCGCCGGACCCGCCGCGCTCGGGCCGGGACTCGGGCAGCTTGGCGTACACCAGCACCGCGCAGGTCAGCGTGAGGGCCGCCTCGCCCAGGAAGCCGGCCAGGTAGCTGTACTCGGCGATCAGGCCGGCCGCGGTCGCACTGACGGCGAAGCCGAGGTTGATGGCCCAGTAGTTGAGCGCGAAGGCCCGTACGCGGTCCTCGGGGCGGACGATGTCGGCCATCATCGCCGCGACCGCCGGGCGGGAGGCGTTCGAGGTCATGCCGACCAGCAGGGCCACCGCGGCAATGGCCGCCGGGTGTTCCATAAAGCCCAGCAGTGCCACCGAGAAGGCGGTCGAGGCCTGGGCCGCCAGCAGCGTGGGGCGCCGCCCCAGCCGGTCGGTCATCACGCCCGCGACGAGCGAGGAGATCACGCCGCCCAGCCCGTGGAGGGCGACCACGAGTCCCGCGAAGGAGGCCGAGTAGCCCCGGTCCAGGGTCAGGTACAAGGTCATGAAGGTGGCGACGAAGGCCCCGAGCCGGTTCACCAGGGTGCTCGTCCACAGCCACCAGAACGCCCGGGGCAGACCCGAGACGCTCTCCCGGGCGGCACGTCTCAGACGGGCAGCGGACATAAGGGATCCCCCCGAGGGTGTAAGTGTCGCAATCGCGAGGTGCACGTTACGAGGGGGTGGGCTCCGGGCGCCAGTCAATTGACCCGCACCGTCAATCGGCGCCGCCGCGCACCGCGCGCGGGCGCGTGCGCGCGTCCATTAGGCTCGTACGCATGGCCGACGCACCGTACAAGCTGATCCTCCTCCGCCACGGCGAGAGCGAATGGAACGCGAAGAACCTGTTCACCGGCTGGGTGGACGTCAACCTCACCGAGAAGGGCGAGAAGGAGGCGGTCCGCGGCGGTGAGCTGCTCAAGGACGCCGGCCTGCTGCCCGACGTGCTGCACACCTCCCTCCAGAAGCGCGCCATCCGCACCGCGCAGCTCGCGCTCGAGTCCGCGGACCGCCACTGGATCCCGGTGCACCGCTCCTGGCGCCTGAACGAGCGCCACTACGGCGCGCTGCAGGGCAAGGACAAGGCGCAGACCCTCGCGGAGTTCGGCGAGGAGCAGTTCATGCTGTGGCGCCGCTCCTACGACACCCCGCCGCCGGTGCTCGAGGACGGCACGGAGTTCTCGCAGTCCGAGGACCCGCGCTACGCGTCGATCCCGAACGAGCTGCGTCCGCGCACCGAGTGCCTCAAGGACGTCGTCGAGCGCATGCTGCCGTACTGGTACGACGGCATCGTCCCGGACCTCCTGGCGGGCCGCACGGTCCTGGTGGCCGCGCACGGCAACTCCCTGCGCGGTCTGGTCAAGCACCTCGACAGCATCTCGGACGAGGACATCACCGGCCTGAACATCCCCACCGGCATCCCGCTCGTCTACGAGCTGGACGCGGACTTCAAGCCCCTCAACCCGGGCGGCACCTACCTGGACCCGGCTGCTGCCGCGGCCGCCATCGAGGCCGTCAAGAACCAGGGCAAGAAGTAGCCCTCACGCACGCAACAGCCCCCTACCTGCTGCTTCCCAGCGGGTAGGGGGCTTCTCGCCGTCGTGGGGCCGTCCGGCGCGTCGCCGTACAGGCCGTCCCTGCGGATACGGGCCTTCCCTGCGGAAAGGCCGCTTCCCGGATCAGTCCGGGGCGGGCGCCGCGGATCTCTGCCACTCGGCGCCGATCGAGCGGATGAGGGCCGGGTAGACGCCCAGGTGACGGAAGGGCTTGATGGTCAGCATGTAGGCCGCGCCCAGCAGCCCGTTGGGCTTGACCAGGACGGCCATCTGGCCGCGGTGACCGCCGTTGCCGTCCGGGACCCAGCCGATGTGCATCACCCCGTGCATCGTCTTGTTGGCCGTCTCCGCCGCCCACTCGTCGTGTGTCTGGTAGACGGAGGTGAAGGGGAGCGAGGGGACGTCCGGTCCGCGCTCGCCCTCCCTGAGGTCCGCCGGCAGCCGGTCGCGCAGCGTCGGCACCCGGGAGCGGAGGCCGTCGGCCGGCGCGTCCCAGCCGAGCAGCGCCCCGAGCTTCCACCGGATCGCGAAGAGGGCGCGCCCCGCGCGGGAGGGGACGGGGTGCCCCGCGCCCTGCCGGGTGAACTGGCGCACCAGTCGCGCGAGGTCGTCCGGGCCGCCCGGCGTCGGCAGCGCCCACACGTCCTCGACCCGGAAGTCGCCGGTGATCTCGTGGATCCGCCAGGGTCGGGA
This window encodes:
- a CDS encoding NlpC/P60 family protein; this encodes MAVLTAPGLATGTAYAAPAVPGAPGAPTAPAAPGAPTAPLPEPGGASLEQVRKDIEELYRQAGAATDAYNLAEAEAKAQSDKIVEIANLIVAGKERIAVLKSRAGAAARAQYRSGGLPPGARLALSEDPNQFLDGADRLRQGEKAASDLLSELNRTQADLQRYAEEASERWKTLEDNRVKQEESKKQIEEKIKAAEELESKLEAEEKARLIQLEQEAQYRAQTAWLSTGAMKDVNGKATEAGKLAVQFATAQIGKPYKWGAVGPDSFDCSGLTSQAWRAAGRGIPRTSQEQLRLLPKIAVKDMRPGDLIIYFDDASHVGMYVGDGAMVHAPRPGRNVTMAGAGSMPIKAVVRPDA
- a CDS encoding class I SAM-dependent methyltransferase, with product MTSRTTPSPSRAPGRPVGSVTRGTTNPNRLRRMDRWIAATHGAVLRRAGDPVAVDLGYGAAPWTAVELLARLRETAPRVRVVGIEIEPARVAGAKPYERDGLSFRHGGFEVPLEGGERPMLIRAANVLRQYDEEQVAEVWARLCARLAPGGLLVEGTCDEIGRRHVWVALGPEGPRTVTFATRLGSLERPSDLAERLPKALIHRNVPGEPVHAFLRDFDRAWAAAAPYASYGARQRWIRTARALSADWPLADGPVRWRQGELTLRWESLRPLG
- the mshA gene encoding D-inositol-3-phosphate glycosyltransferase — its product is MSQYVSRLGGSLSGRLAAARAATRHEPPRLRLPAVGHHRKPRRVAMLSVHTSPLHQPGTGDAGGMNVYIVELARRLAAINIEVEIFTRATTGGLPPVVELAPGVLVRHVDAGPYEGLAKEELPAQLCAFTHGVMQAWARHRPGHYDLVHSHYWLSGHVGWLAAQRWGVPLVHAMHTMAKVKNAALAEGDSPEPAARVIGETQIVSAADRLIANTAEEADELVRYYEADPAKVAVVHPGVNLDRFTVGDGRAAARARLGLPQDAVIPLFAGRIQPLKAPDILLRAVAVLVDRDPSLRRRLFVPVVGGPSGSGLAKPEGLQKLAAKLGIADLVHFHPPVAQDGLADWFRAASVLVMPSYSESFGLVAIEAQATGTPVLAAEVGGLPVAVNDGVTGILVPGHDPADYANRLRRFVDDPGLTDRMGAEAARHAQFFGWDTAASGTADVYTAAMHDHRRRVRSHHG
- a CDS encoding YbjN domain-containing protein, producing the protein MADTAEIAEIIESALTGAELSWESPAPGAYVVTLPGTRKLSTTCSIRVGRHSLSVNAFVIRHPDENEAGVHRWLLERNLKLYGMAYAVDRLGDIYLTARLPLGVVTPEELDRLLGTVLEAADGSFNTLLELGFASAIRREYDWRVSRGEPTFNLDAFKHLTRPQGDQAGPGTPIG
- a CDS encoding DUF4396 domain-containing protein, which codes for MSGNTAEALMYTWFALVLLSAGYVAHDAFTRNPELTVMKWGWVLVTLYIGPVGAALYVLSCKEPRPWTHERFVAPLWKQALGSTIHCVAGDATGIMVAAVVASLLGLPPWADALLEYVVGFGFGLLVFQALFMRDMLGGSYPRAVRATVYAEWLSMNCVMGAMVAVNVIVRSHVPGAQDVGDVRFWATFSLSVLAGLGFAYPVNVWLVANHLKHGMGTVRALGAGGEPLPQPAAERPDTAMDTAMDMGMDMAIPEAGVTAEQKTAMAVLTVLFLAAGTLLAAIFGQLA
- a CDS encoding MFS transporter, with the protein product MSAARLRRAARESVSGLPRAFWWLWTSTLVNRLGAFVATFMTLYLTLDRGYSASFAGLVVALHGLGGVISSLVAGVMTDRLGRRPTLLAAQASTAFSVALLGFMEHPAAIAAVALLVGMTSNASRPAVAAMMADIVRPEDRVRAFALNYWAINLGFAVSATAAGLIAEYSYLAGFLGEAALTLTCAVLVYAKLPESRPERGGSGGSGSGDSGAGGSSDKGGSEAEIGLGTVLRDGRFMGVVGLSFLISLIFTQGAVGLPVAMGSAGFSPWDYGLVIAVNGFLIVVLQIPVTRFIEHRDPQKLLVVSALLAGYGFALTAFAGPVWAYALTVCVWTLAEIVNSPTQMSLVVRLSPVHGRGRYQGVYTMSWAVAALVAPLMAGFMIDRWGADWLWAATGALGTVAAVGYWLLMRGLSEEDRGTAPAAAGGAPAAPPEAPPADPAPAPAEPLPASGPARADRRGRAGAR
- a CDS encoding phosphoglyceromutase; this encodes MADAPYKLILLRHGESEWNAKNLFTGWVDVNLTEKGEKEAVRGGELLKDAGLLPDVLHTSLQKRAIRTAQLALESADRHWIPVHRSWRLNERHYGALQGKDKAQTLAEFGEEQFMLWRRSYDTPPPVLEDGTEFSQSEDPRYASIPNELRPRTECLKDVVERMLPYWYDGIVPDLLAGRTVLVAAHGNSLRGLVKHLDSISDEDITGLNIPTGIPLVYELDADFKPLNPGGTYLDPAAAAAAIEAVKNQGKK
- a CDS encoding DUF2867 domain-containing protein, coding for MRLPRTAHTSRPWRIHEITGDFRVEDVWALPTPGGPDDLARLVRQFTRQGAGHPVPSRAGRALFAIRWKLGALLGWDAPADGLRSRVPTLRDRLPADLREGERGPDVPSLPFTSVYQTHDEWAAETANKTMHGVMHIGWVPDGNGGHRGQMAVLVKPNGLLGAAYMLTIKPFRHLGVYPALIRSIGAEWQRSAAPAPD